In Bacillus sp. KH172YL63, one genomic interval encodes:
- a CDS encoding GyrI-like domain-containing protein, with the protein MTYTIVKRPEYRAAGLRWEGAYVEVPQLKEMIHTLRNRAHELGKSGESNMQLGLSFHVRPDGFLHYSAYEVGRDQKVPDDMIEIIIPEMTYVTAKHHRGEDIGLTYHKIDLWLKESDYKPFTDASVEYFDVLPIKHETYPPDRDESDPHFDIFIPVEKK; encoded by the coding sequence TTACGTTGGGAAGGTGCTTATGTGGAAGTGCCACAACTGAAGGAAATGATTCATACACTGAGAAACAGGGCGCATGAACTGGGCAAGTCGGGAGAAAGTAACATGCAGCTCGGATTGTCGTTTCATGTGCGGCCGGATGGCTTCCTTCACTACTCTGCATATGAAGTGGGGCGGGATCAGAAGGTGCCGGACGATATGATCGAAATCATCATTCCGGAAATGACCTATGTTACGGCAAAACATCATCGAGGGGAAGATATCGGGCTCACGTATCACAAAATTGATTTATGGTTAAAAGAAAGTGACTATAAACCTTTTACCGACGCCAGTGTAGAATATTTCGATGTCCTGCCGATCAAGCATGAAACTTACCCGCCTGATAGGGACGAAAGTGATCCACACTTTGATATCTTCATCCCGGTAGAGAAGAAGTGA
- a CDS encoding acetate uptake transporter codes for MNQTQTTQRVQIATADPSALGLFGLAMVTLVASSAKLGWTDGVSFVLPWAIFLGGIAQLIACFGDAKHNNTFGSTAFGAFGLFWLGVGTSWLISFGVFGEAAAAAVDPHQLGIAFIGYLIFSIFMTVGAMETHKVLFIIFVLIDFLFIGLSLSTLGIAPEAMHKLAAISELFISLFSFYGSAASVLNTHFGKEALPVGKPFGIFK; via the coding sequence ATGAATCAAACTCAAACCACTCAACGGGTTCAAATAGCTACAGCCGATCCATCCGCGCTTGGACTTTTCGGACTAGCTATGGTCACACTCGTTGCTTCATCTGCGAAACTTGGATGGACTGACGGCGTATCGTTCGTCCTGCCTTGGGCCATCTTCCTAGGCGGAATCGCTCAACTGATTGCTTGCTTTGGCGATGCCAAGCATAATAATACGTTCGGATCCACTGCGTTCGGCGCGTTTGGATTATTCTGGCTTGGAGTCGGTACATCTTGGTTGATTTCTTTCGGCGTATTCGGGGAAGCTGCAGCTGCAGCCGTCGATCCACATCAACTGGGAATAGCCTTCATCGGTTACCTGATCTTCAGTATCTTCATGACTGTAGGGGCAATGGAAACCCATAAGGTACTATTCATCATCTTTGTATTGATCGACTTCTTATTTATCGGGCTTTCCCTTTCCACTTTAGGGATTGCACCAGAAGCTATGCACAAACTTGCAGCAATCTCTGAATTATTCATTTCATTATTCAGCTTTTACGGATCTGCGGCAAGCGTGTTGAACACACATTTTGGCAAAGAGGCTCTTCCTGTAGGGAAGCCGTTTGGGATCTTCAAATAA